Proteins from a single region of Bos indicus isolate NIAB-ARS_2022 breed Sahiwal x Tharparkar chromosome 6, NIAB-ARS_B.indTharparkar_mat_pri_1.0, whole genome shotgun sequence:
- the LOC139183577 gene encoding liprin-alpha-1-like gives MTLELRLPAIREEVGDDKTSIKCETSTLAWPRSLQLGRLHTGALRTATHEDLRDAHNSTGSQDSPGNNPSSSTSSQGSLHKAPKIKGIKSSISRLFRKKEKSRPEHPSKETLGPGRIFTPSTTWKAPVNADN, from the exons ATGACACTCGAACTGCGT CTGCCAGCTATACGGGAAGAGGTAGGAGATGACAAGACCTCCATCAAATGTGAAACCTCGACCCTCGCCTGGCCGCGGTCCCTTCAGCTGGGCCGCCTGCACACGGGGGCGCTGCGCACAGCCACCCATGAGGACCTCAGGGACGCCCACAA CTCCACAGGCTCTCAGGACAGCCCCGGTAATAaccccagcagcagcaccagcagccagGGCTCGCTGCACAAAGCCCCAAAGATAAAGGGCATCAAGTCCTCCATCAGCCGCTTGTTTCGCAAGAAGGAAAAGAGCCGGCCTGAACACCCCAGCAAGGAGACGTTAGGACCAG gcaggatctttacccctagcaccacctggaaagccccagtgaATGCTGACAactag